One window of Desulfosoma sp. genomic DNA carries:
- a CDS encoding thioesterase family protein: protein MSEKYKFFTPVRVRYADTDAQGHVFFSNYLVYFDQGLTDYLKAVGYSYDAMLEDGFDFFYVETQCTYKGSARFDDVLNVYARITHIGRTSFTFHFAIYKADTDALIATGRIVAVAVEKGGRRPVPVPEKLRLAVENYEGEPLPQP, encoded by the coding sequence ATGAGTGAGAAATATAAATTCTTTACGCCGGTGCGGGTGCGCTACGCCGATACAGACGCCCAAGGGCACGTCTTTTTTTCCAATTATCTTGTCTACTTTGATCAAGGCCTTACGGACTACCTCAAAGCCGTCGGCTACAGTTATGACGCCATGCTTGAGGATGGTTTTGACTTTTTTTATGTGGAAACGCAGTGCACCTATAAGGGAAGCGCCAGATTCGACGATGTGTTGAACGTCTACGCCCGCATAACCCATATCGGGCGGACCAGTTTCACCTTTCATTTCGCCATTTACAAAGCCGATACGGACGCTTTGATCGCAACAGGCCGCATTGTGGCTGTGGCTGTGGAAAAAGGAGGGCGCCGGCCGGTCCCGGTTCCGGAAAAGCTTCGACTCGC